The Sus scrofa isolate TJ Tabasco breed Duroc chromosome X, Sscrofa11.1, whole genome shotgun sequence genome has a segment encoding these proteins:
- the TCEAL5 gene encoding LOW QUALITY PROTEIN: transcription elongation factor A protein-like 5 (The sequence of the model RefSeq protein was modified relative to this genomic sequence to represent the inferred CDS: inserted 2 bases in 1 codon; deleted 2 bases in 2 codons), which produces MEKVYRENEGKPENESNLDKVGKSEDVVDTEDEGNSDEEEKPEHEQKLQNEGQPEDEGKPEDEGKQEKQGKSEDEGKPPGEGTMEFQAKPESEPRAAEKRPAEDHVPRKAKRKTDRGTEDSPKDNEEDLQERHLGGEQVMREXVEELRKRQKMGGFHRMQRGIQDPFTQGGNGVSGE; this is translated from the exons ATGGAGAAGGTCTACAGAGAAAATGAGGGAAAGCCAGAAAATGAAAGCAACCTAGACAAGGTGGGAAAGTCAGAAGATGTGGTGGATACAGAAGATGAAGGAAattcagatgaggaagaaaagccAGAACATGAGCAAAAGCTCCAGAACGAGGGACAACCAGAAGATGAGGGAAAACCAGAAGACGAGGGGAAGCAAGAGAAGCAGGGCAAGTCTGAAGATGAGGGAAAACCACCTGGTGAGGGCACGATGGAGTTCCAGGCAAAGCCAGAGAGTGAGCCACGGGCTGCCGAAAAGCGCCCTGCTGAAGATCATGTACCCCGgaaagccaaaaggaaaacagacaggGGGACGGAGGATTCC CCCAAGGACAATGAGGAGGACTTACAGGAAAGGCATTTGGGTGGTGAGCAGGTGATGAGAGA GGTGGAAGAGctaaggaaaagacagaaaatgggtGGTTTTCATAGGATGCAAAGAGGTATACAGGATCCATTCACC CAAGGGGGCAACGGGGTGTCAGGGGAATGA